Proteins encoded within one genomic window of Nitrospina gracilis 3/211:
- a CDS encoding PAS domain-containing protein — protein sequence MQGRGDTMLTTDDQNKRDRQLDFQNTYQAILDHSFDAIVSIDTEGTVCSWNLRAESIFGWNAQDVIGKRLADIIIPERYRQAHSEGLRRFMNNGGARVLNQQLELSALHRNGHEFPIEITIVPSRQNGKVLFTGIIRDITESKDALRQARLREEEYKVLHEVAQALQNSRSMEAMLREALEAISRSKELNLKTKQESSWLTTTGRCCACW from the coding sequence ATGCAGGGAAGGGGGGACACTATGCTTACCACCGATGATCAAAATAAAAGAGACCGACAACTCGATTTTCAAAATACATATCAAGCCATACTGGATCATTCATTCGATGCCATTGTGTCGATCGATACCGAAGGCACCGTCTGTAGCTGGAACCTGCGTGCGGAATCCATTTTTGGCTGGAATGCGCAGGATGTGATTGGCAAGAGACTGGCGGACATCATCATTCCGGAGCGCTACCGCCAGGCGCACTCCGAGGGCCTGCGCCGGTTTATGAATAACGGCGGTGCACGGGTATTGAATCAACAGCTGGAATTGAGCGCCTTGCATCGAAACGGCCACGAGTTTCCTATCGAAATTACCATTGTCCCTTCCCGCCAAAACGGGAAGGTTCTCTTTACTGGTATCATTCGGGACATCACGGAAAGCAAGGACGCCCTCAGGCAGGCCCGGCTGCGGGAAGAGGAATACAAAGTCCTGCATGAAGTGGCGCAGGCGCTTCAAAATTCGAGAAGCATGGAAGCCATGCTGCGGGAAGCGCTGGAAGCGATCAGCCGGAGCAAGGAATTGAACTTAAAAACAAAGCAGGAATCTTCCTGGCTGACAACGACAGGCAGGTGTTGCGCCTGTTGGTGA
- a CDS encoding outer membrane lipoprotein-sorting protein: MKTILLTIVFAVAFQPLDLSSESPQETGRAIAFKAEETFDKYNDTTADVAIHIKKKDREIITRMMSMKILATEENTDKVLMQFHHPADVKGMAFLIWTHKDTFDDLWVYIPDLRRVKRISTQTKGSDFMGTEFQTEDLIRTEPEKYTYEYLETKPCGELECYLVNRFPKEKSTIYSRQVMWIDTDHFRFQQIDSYDLSGNHVKTFRFFGYRLYDGKFWRWDRHELTDHRTGEVTVSDFINWRFNNGLRESRFTVNGLQNIR; this comes from the coding sequence CCGCTTGACCTCTCTTCTGAATCCCCGCAGGAAACAGGCCGCGCCATCGCCTTCAAAGCAGAAGAAACCTTTGATAAATACAACGACACTACGGCGGATGTGGCCATTCATATAAAAAAGAAGGATCGGGAAATCATCACCCGCATGATGTCGATGAAGATCCTGGCGACGGAAGAGAACACCGACAAGGTGCTCATGCAGTTTCACCACCCGGCCGACGTCAAGGGGATGGCCTTTTTGATCTGGACCCACAAGGACACGTTCGACGATCTGTGGGTTTACATTCCCGACCTGCGGCGGGTGAAGCGCATCAGTACCCAGACCAAGGGCAGTGACTTCATGGGGACGGAGTTCCAGACCGAGGATCTTATCCGCACCGAACCGGAAAAGTACACCTATGAATATCTGGAAACCAAACCCTGTGGGGAACTGGAGTGCTACCTGGTGAACCGATTTCCGAAAGAAAAAAGCACGATTTACTCACGGCAGGTGATGTGGATCGACACCGATCACTTTCGCTTTCAACAGATCGATTCCTACGACCTTTCCGGAAATCATGTCAAAACGTTCAGGTTTTTCGGTTACAGACTTTACGATGGGAAGTTCTGGCGGTGGGACCGGCATGAGCTGACCGACCACCGGACGGGAGAGGTGACCGTTTCAGATTTCATCAACTGGAGATTCAATAATGGTTTGAGAGAGAGCCGGTTTACGGTGAATGGATTGCAGAACATCCGTTGA